A stretch of DNA from Nitrospira sp. KM1:
TGCGGCGGGTGTGCAAGGTGAGCCGGCCGGATTTGAACCTCGTTTGACATGGCTTCGCTTGCGCGGATTCGAGAGCTCGACGGACGGAATTTTCAAAGACGGGTTACAGCTCCGCAATCCCGCCTTCGGCACCACCTACAACTTGGAACCCTACGGTGCGGAGCAGTTGGACGTCTTGCGCGGTCCCGCGTCGTTTCTCTACGGACAAGGAAGCCCGGGCGGGCTCTTGAACTTCATTACGAAGCGGCCGACCAAGGAATCGTTGCACGAAGCGCAGTTTCTCGTCGGCAACTACGGTCGCTACGAAGGCCGGTTCGATTTGGGTGGGAAGATCAATGACAACGACAAACTCTTGTTTCGTGTGACCGGGCTTTTCCGCGAGAGCGGCACGCAGATCGACAATGTGCCCTACGATCGGATCTTCATCGCCCCGGCCTTGACGTGGCAGATGGCGTCGAGAACCAGCCTCACGCTGTTAGCCACCTATCAAAAGGACAATGTCAATGCGTTGCAATGGTTGCCGTCGGACGGGACCTTGCTGCCGAATCCCAACGGTGTCGTCACGCCGCGGCGATTTGCGGGGCAGCCCGGCGTCGATCATTACCGGCGGACCGAGTTCCATATCGGCTATGAGTTCCGCCATGAATTCTCCGACAGCTGGAACTTTCTTCAGAAGGTTCGCTACAACGAGAACAATCTCGACCAGACCACGACGTACATCTACGCCATGGATCCGGACCGGCGGACAGGTCTTCGTGACGAGTGGGCCGACGTCGGCAAACTCGGCGGTCTGGCGATGGACAATCAGCTGCATGGTAGGTTTTCAACCGGTTCGCTGCACCACGCCTTCCTCGGCGGTCTCGACTTTCAACGGGTGACCTTTGCACTGAAGCGGCAGTTCGCGGAGGCGTCTTCGATTGACGTGTTCAACCGGTACGACTACGGTCTTCCGGGTGTCGTTCCCTATTTCAACAGCAATCAGGAGATCACGCAGTACCAGACCGGCCTCTACGTGCAGGATCAGGTCAAGTACGATCAATGGCTGCTGACGATCGGCGGGCGCCACGATTGGGCGAAAAACGAAACGACCGACCTCCTTGCCAATACGAGCCAGAGCCAGACCGACAATAAGTTTACCGGCCGTGCCGCCCTGACCTATGTTTTTAAGTCGGGCATCGCGCCGTATGTCAGTTATTCGACGTTCTTTCTGCCGTCGATTGGAACCGATCCCGAAGGACAGCCGTTCAAACCAGAAACCGGACGCCAGTATGAGGCGGGCATCAAATATCAGATTCCCAACACACGCGCATTCCTGACGGCGGCCGTGTTCGACCTGACACGGGAGAACTATGTGCAGACCGATCCCGGAACGTTCTTGCCGGTCCAGCGAGGGAAGGCTCGTTCACGGGGCGTCGAACTGGAAGGTGCGGCGAGCTTCGATTCCGGCATCGATGTCATTGCAGCCTATACCATTCTCAATACGCGGATTATCCAGACGACAGAGCCGACAGAGCAGGATAAAATGTTCATCCAGACGCCGGCACAATTCGGATCACTCTGGGTGAAATACACGGTTCCGGAAGGTACGATGAAGGGGCTCGGAATCGGCGGCGGCGCGCGATACACCGGCTATACGTATGGCGACGCTGCGAACAACTTCAAGGTGCCCAGCTACGTGCTTGGCGATGCGGTCGCAGATTACCTTTGGGGCCATTGGCGGTTTGCCTTGAACATCAGCAATATCTTCAACCGCCATACGTTCGCCTGCTTCAACGAGGGACAGACCTGTACGTACAACGAACTTCGCCAGGTGGTCGGTACGGTTGCGTATCGGTGGTAGTGGCGGTGAGGGCAACGGATTCCGAGTACATGGAGGAGCAGAATCTCGTGCCGTTGACAGCCACGATCGGACGGTATTAATTGGTTGGATCGTTTAGGCTGTTCGACTCCGGTTTTCATGACACTGTAATCGGAGGATTTGAAAAGGGTTTCTCTTACCGTAAGTATCCGAATTCGTCCAAGTCAGCTGACCCACGCACCAGGATGTTCTCGGGCCGTACGTGGACCGACCACGCCAGACTGAACCTCTGAGCCCTATTTCTCAGCCTCGCGAGTGTAGTAAGGTACACCTCCCTGTCGCTGGTGCGTAATGAAGGTGAGGTTTTCCCAGCTTCATGCGTCAATGTTAGAGAGACGGAGTATTTCCAGCCGTGATTGGGGGATTATGCTGATCCTACTGCTCATACCTCTATTCCTGGTCTCGTGCGCTGAAGGCCGCTGGGCACATCCGACAAAGACGGAAGCTCAGGCTCAACAGGATTGGGAAGTATGCAAATCTGAAGTGTTATCCGGGGCCGAACATCAAAAGGACACGATGGCGGGCAGCATCAATCTGAGCGGCTGCATGCAGTCAAAGGGATATCGATACGTAGAGGATGAGCACCCCAAATATCCCAGCGCAGACAGTCCCGTTCCTCATTAAGCCATCAATCCAGCCTGGCCAAGGCGATGCGCTTGGGAGATTTGCATGGGGAATGTCAAAGGGATCAAGAGAGTTTCGTGGCAGCATGTCGCTTCACGGACCGCCGCAGCGGTGCTTGGCGGCTATGCGCTGGCGTACGCGGCAACGGCCTGCCTGACGCTCATCCTGCCCTTGGCGAAATCTGAAGCGGTGTTGACCGCGGCCATGCTCTCTTTTGTCTGGTATACCGGCGCCATTCTCTGGGCTTTTGCCGCAGCCACGCCACGACGCGCCTGGATTGGAGTCGTGGTTCCAACCATCTGCTTCGCGGCGGTCGCCTTTCAGCTTACATCGGTTCTTGGTCCGTAAACGACGCCATACCCTGACATGCAGGACCGGCTTCAGCGATGAAGGACAGTTTCTCACAGTCCATGGACTGGTTGCATACGTGGGGCGGCCTATTGTTTGGCTGGCTCTTGTTTGCCATCTTTCTCACCGGTACCCTGACCGTTTTCGATAAAGACATTACCTACTGGATGCGGCCAGAACTGCATGCTCTTACGCCTTCGACGCCGAACGTGGAAGCCGCAGCGAACCAGCTTTCAAAGCTTGGAGTTCATGCGGATGAATGGTGGATCGAATTCCCGCATGTGCGAGATCCCGCGTTCACGATTTATTGGGAAGACAAGGGTGCGGGAACCATGGAAGAACGCCATCTCGATCCCGCCACTGGCGATGTCCTTCGCGTGCGAGGAACGAGAGGGGGGGATTTTTTCTATCGATTTCACTATCAGCTTCACTTGGATCGGCCCGGTATTTGGATCGTCGGGGCTTCGGCCATGGCGATGTTGACAGCACTGGTCACTGGGCTCGTCATTCATCGGCGGATCTTCAAGGACTTTTTTACATTCAGGCCCCGAGCCACGCCGCATCGGGCTTGGTTGGACGCCCATAACGTCACCAGTATTCTGGTGCTGCCGTTCCATCTCATCATCACGTTCACAGGGTTGGTCATTTTCTGGAACACGTATATGCCCGCCGGTGTAGACCTCTTGTACGAAGGCAAGCCGGAGCTGGCGTACAAGGATGTAGAACGTCGCATGGAGCGCGAGCCGGCCAACGTTCAGGCCTCACTGGGGTCCTTAGTCGACGCGGACCGTAGGGCTCGGACATATTGGCGCGGAGGCAACACCGAGTGGCTCGGTGTGAAGCATCCTGGTGATCGCCACGCCCTCGTCGAGGTCACGCGCCGTGCCGATGACCGACTCGCTTTGATTTCGGATCGTGTCACGTTCGACGGAGTCACCGGCGAGGTTTTGCAAGTCTGGACAGACAACCGGCCGGCATTTTTGACATATTCCGTCTTGATCGGGCTTCATTACCTCTGGTTCGATCATATGGCGATTCGCTGGTTGTATTTCTTCATGGGGCTCTCTGCCACTGTCATGATCGGGACGGGTCTGATGTTGTGGATCGTCAAGAGACGCGATTGTCACACAGGCTATCGACGCGGATTTCAGATAGTTGAAGGGCTCAACATTGCCGTCCTGGCTGGTTTACCGGTAGCCATCGCGGTGTTCTTTTGGGGGAATCGCTTGCTGCCGGTTGATGTAGCGGATCGGGCCTTGTGGGAAATGCGGCTGTTCTTTCTAGCCTGGAGCCTCTGCGCCGTCTACAGCTTTACGCAGCAGGATGCGCTCGGGCTTTGGAAGCGGCTGCTCCACATATCGGGATTGCTGTTTGTTTTGCTGCCGGTTCTGAATATGGTTACGACCGAAAGCCATGTTGTTCAATCGTTGGCTGACCACAATTGGAGACTGGCCGGGGTGGATCTCGTGAGCCTGGGTGTGGGCAGCATATTGTGCTGGACCGCCTGGCGTATTAGCCGTCCGTCACGAGAAGCGGTCGCGCACTCAACCGATTCCTTGGTGAACGCCGGGCAGGTTTGAACAATGCGTTGGGTGGCAATCGCACTTTGTTATGGAGGATTGCTGAGTTTGTGTCTGGCCATGCCAAAGCATTATAGGCAACTTTTGCATCGGAATTCTTCTTCGACTGTTCGAATCGCTTGGACCATAGCAGGGTGGGGAGGGTTAGCCGCCTCGTTGGCGGCTGCGATATCGGCCGATGGATGGGCATTCGGGACAGTTGCGTGGGTATCTCAATTGGCTGTCATCGGACTGTTGCTGGTGTTAATGCTTCCCCATATGCCTCGATTCGCGCTGGCCGTAGGGGTACTCAGTCTCGGGTCTGTATTGACGCTGTTGCTCTTGTCGCTCCGTTAGGCGGGGGTTCCGCCGCGTCGTCATATAGTCGAAAATAAATATATTTCCGGAAACCGAACATGCCCTAACGCCATCCATTCTGGTAGGGTAGGCTCCGTCTGTGCTCCGGCCGGCAGAGTTTCCAAGCCGAGGTTTACCTGTTCGCCGACTGAGGATCCACGATGACAGATTGGTCGAACAATCCAGGCATCCCGCCGTTTTCATTGTCCTGCTCCTCGGGGGAAACCTCCGATCATCCTGTTCCTACTCATCTGGATACACTTGTTGAATTCGTGAAGAAGGAACAGGCTGAGTTACTCAGGTTTCTGACCTGGAAGGTCCAATGTCCCTCTGCAGCGGCTGACCTCGTCCAGGAAGTCTATCTCCGAATCGTTACGCTGACCAGGCCGGAGGCCATTCGTGATCCTCGTGGTTTTCTGTATACGACGGCTAAACATCTCGCCATAGACTATTTGCGGAAGAAGGATCGCACGCTTCCCAGGTCCGAACCACTTGAGCAGGCTGTGTCCGTCCCCGCATCGACTCCGGATGCCGAAACCACGCTCGACGCCAAAAAACGGTTGGCCGCAGTGCTGCAGGCAATTGAAGAGCTTCCTGCCAGGCAACGTGTGGTGTTCATCATGTTTAAGTTCGAACATCGAACGTACGGAGAGATTGCTCAGGCGTTGAACATCTCGACAAAGACGGTCGAACATCACCTCACCAGAGCTATGGCTCATTGTCGCGCCCGTTTCGAGGGATTAGATAGTCCGGTAGAATGATCCCGCATGGGCCATTGAGTCGCCATTGCCATCTCAATTATCATATGAGTCCGAGTTTGCAGGTCAGAATATTCTGCACCCCATCCTGGTCGGTGTATGTCTGAACAAGAACGTGTAACGATTGGTCGGCGGAATAATGTTTCCCCTGTATGGGAAGAGGCCAATGCACGGCTTCTGCGCCTACATTCCGGCCTGATGTCCGAAGCAGAACATCAAGAATTGGCGAAGTGGCGTGAAGATTCAGCCCATGAACTTGAATTTCGTCAGGCTGAGCTGTTCTGGAATGCGCTGGACGGATTGGGAGGGCAGGTCTCTCGTCCGATTACAACCGTACTGACGGGACAGGTTCGGCCTGCGGCCAAGGCCGCATCGTACGACCCGTCGAGAACCCGATTCGGATCATGGCGTCGATTCTCATTGGCCGCTGCAGCCATGGTGCTGACGGTTGTCCTGGTCTCGGTTCTGTGGTCTGCTGTTGACTTCTGGCTGAGCGACTATCGTACATACACCGGAGAGCAGACGTCCGTGGCCCTTGCCGATGGCTCGACTGTGTACCTGAACACGCAATCCGCTTTGTCAGTGGATTTATCCGCCAGTCGTCGTGCACTTGTGCTCAAACGGGGAGAGGCCTTGTTCGAAGTCGCTCATGATCCCTCAAGACCCTTTGACGTGAGTGTCAACGGCGTGGTTGTGCGGGCTGTCGGGACGACGTTCAACATCGATGCTCACGGCAAAATGACCGCTGTCAGCGTCATTGAAGGGGCTGTGAGATTAGTCGATCAAGGGGCGCAATATGACATACCTGCAGGGTATCGTCTCGCATATGAATCGGGATCTCGCCCCGGTGCTATTGAACCGATCAGCCCACCGAAAGTGACCGCTTGGCGTCAACACGAGTTCCTATTTGACGACATGCCGCTGGACAAGATCGTCGCGCAGTTGAATCGCTATCGATCTGGGGCAATTGTTGTTATGGATTCGAAACTCAGATCTCAACGATTGACGGGGAGCATTGCCCTCGATAACCCTGAGCATTCTCTCAAAATGCTTCAGCAGGTACTGCCATTTCATGTCAGGCAAGTGACGCCCTACCTCACGCTCATTTCCTCCTGACTCCCTGGACACCAGAGCATTCGTCCAATAGGTACGATCGGCATAAGCTATGACGAAATTTTGAGAATGATTGTAAAAAATATTCATATCGAGTAGGGAAACCCATATTCCCATGTCGTCCTTTGTCCTGAGGTGTCCGACAAGCGCGGGTTCATCAGGGAAAGGAGTCTGTATGTGGAGGGTACGAGCGTTCTTGCTTGTTTTGGTATGGGTAGTGATAGGGGAGGGATTCGACCAGGATGCCTTCGCCCAACAACCGGTTGGACTACGAGGTGGCATCATCGCATTTGATATTCCGCCACAACCTCTGCCTATGGCGCTGAACACATTTCGTGAACAGAGCGGGGTGCGATTTCTTCATCGGGCCGAGCTGACACAATCACAACAGTCTCAAGGAGTGGTCGGCCGATACTCAGCGGAAGACGCGCTCTCTATTCTACTCCAGGGTACGGGATTGACCTTCTACGTTGCAGAAACCGACACCGTGATTCTCGAGAGGGCGTCGTCTTCAGATGTAGGACCAGCGATCCCTCTAGCGGCAACGCCAACCGGCGAAGAAACCTTAAAAGTGCCCCTGGTCGAAGTGATTGGAACCGCGCCCAATGCACTCGATCACATACCGGGATCCGGCCGTGTTGTGACGAGCGAATCGATTCAGAACAATCGCCGCTTTACCATCAATGAAGCGCTGCGCGAAGTGCCGGGAGTGCATGTGCGCGATGAGGAAGGATTCGGATTGCGCCCCAACATCGGTGTTCGCGGTCTGAATCCGACAAGGAGTTCGAAGCTTCACATCATGGAAGACGGCGTGCCGATCATGATCATGCCGTACGGCGACTCCACATCATATTATTTTCCTCCACTGTTCCGATTCGATCGTATCGAGGTATTGAAGGGAAGCGGACAGCTTCTCTACGGTCCTCAAAATATCGGCGGGGTCATGAATCTCATCACAAGAAATCCCCCAGCCACTCCCGAAGGTCATTTGGAGGTCA
This window harbors:
- a CDS encoding RNA polymerase sigma factor translates to MTDWSNNPGIPPFSLSCSSGETSDHPVPTHLDTLVEFVKKEQAELLRFLTWKVQCPSAAADLVQEVYLRIVTLTRPEAIRDPRGFLYTTAKHLAIDYLRKKDRTLPRSEPLEQAVSVPASTPDAETTLDAKKRLAAVLQAIEELPARQRVVFIMFKFEHRTYGEIAQALNISTKTVEHHLTRAMAHCRARFEGLDSPVE
- a CDS encoding TonB-dependent siderophore receptor, which codes for MRRFGVLVWSFIAVIAILGALGPASGYGADGSHTGSPVAFDIAPQPLTDALIAFSAHTHLQVLYEGPITEGIQSSGVSGEMMPMVALDRLLAGTGLSYRLAEGDTITLVRDSSSGIVPGMVGAGVAAGAMAVSDGSDEAVQPTQKPVKVPEILVKDVRQRGADTSYVAEETNTATKSDVPLLETPQSITVITRARMQSQEVNTLAEALRYAAGVQGEPAGFEPRLTWLRLRGFESSTDGIFKDGLQLRNPAFGTTYNLEPYGAEQLDVLRGPASFLYGQGSPGGLLNFITKRPTKESLHEAQFLVGNYGRYEGRFDLGGKINDNDKLLFRVTGLFRESGTQIDNVPYDRIFIAPALTWQMASRTSLTLLATYQKDNVNALQWLPSDGTLLPNPNGVVTPRRFAGQPGVDHYRRTEFHIGYEFRHEFSDSWNFLQKVRYNENNLDQTTTYIYAMDPDRRTGLRDEWADVGKLGGLAMDNQLHGRFSTGSLHHAFLGGLDFQRVTFALKRQFAEASSIDVFNRYDYGLPGVVPYFNSNQEITQYQTGLYVQDQVKYDQWLLTIGGRHDWAKNETTDLLANTSQSQTDNKFTGRAALTYVFKSGIAPYVSYSTFFLPSIGTDPEGQPFKPETGRQYEAGIKYQIPNTRAFLTAAVFDLTRENYVQTDPGTFLPVQRGKARSRGVELEGAASFDSGIDVIAAYTILNTRIIQTTEPTEQDKMFIQTPAQFGSLWVKYTVPEGTMKGLGIGGGARYTGYTYGDAANNFKVPSYVLGDAVADYLWGHWRFALNISNIFNRHTFACFNEGQTCTYNELRQVVGTVAYRW
- a CDS encoding FecR family protein, which produces MSEQERVTIGRRNNVSPVWEEANARLLRLHSGLMSEAEHQELAKWREDSAHELEFRQAELFWNALDGLGGQVSRPITTVLTGQVRPAAKAASYDPSRTRFGSWRRFSLAAAAMVLTVVLVSVLWSAVDFWLSDYRTYTGEQTSVALADGSTVYLNTQSALSVDLSASRRALVLKRGEALFEVAHDPSRPFDVSVNGVVVRAVGTTFNIDAHGKMTAVSVIEGAVRLVDQGAQYDIPAGYRLAYESGSRPGAIEPISPPKVTAWRQHEFLFDDMPLDKIVAQLNRYRSGAIVVMDSKLRSQRLTGSIALDNPEHSLKMLQQVLPFHVRQVTPYLTLISS
- a CDS encoding DUF3649 domain-containing protein; the protein is MGNVKGIKRVSWQHVASRTAAAVLGGYALAYAATACLTLILPLAKSEAVLTAAMLSFVWYTGAILWAFAAATPRRAWIGVVVPTICFAAVAFQLTSVLGP
- a CDS encoding DUF3325 domain-containing protein, producing the protein MRWVAIALCYGGLLSLCLAMPKHYRQLLHRNSSSTVRIAWTIAGWGGLAASLAAAISADGWAFGTVAWVSQLAVIGLLLVLMLPHMPRFALAVGVLSLGSVLTLLLLSLR
- a CDS encoding PepSY domain-containing protein, producing MKDSFSQSMDWLHTWGGLLFGWLLFAIFLTGTLTVFDKDITYWMRPELHALTPSTPNVEAAANQLSKLGVHADEWWIEFPHVRDPAFTIYWEDKGAGTMEERHLDPATGDVLRVRGTRGGDFFYRFHYQLHLDRPGIWIVGASAMAMLTALVTGLVIHRRIFKDFFTFRPRATPHRAWLDAHNVTSILVLPFHLIITFTGLVIFWNTYMPAGVDLLYEGKPELAYKDVERRMEREPANVQASLGSLVDADRRARTYWRGGNTEWLGVKHPGDRHALVEVTRRADDRLALISDRVTFDGVTGEVLQVWTDNRPAFLTYSVLIGLHYLWFDHMAIRWLYFFMGLSATVMIGTGLMLWIVKRRDCHTGYRRGFQIVEGLNIAVLAGLPVAIAVFFWGNRLLPVDVADRALWEMRLFFLAWSLCAVYSFTQQDALGLWKRLLHISGLLFVLLPVLNMVTTESHVVQSLADHNWRLAGVDLVSLGVGSILCWTAWRISRPSREAVAHSTDSLVNAGQV